One region of Quercus lobata isolate SW786 chromosome 2, ValleyOak3.0 Primary Assembly, whole genome shotgun sequence genomic DNA includes:
- the LOC115965393 gene encoding uncharacterized protein LOC115965393 — MSVARLSIEDDDRESKKAKKEASSMLGFSDEDKIGTIQPHDDALIVTLRIEGYDVKRVLVDQGSAVEVMYPDLYKGMNLKPEDLMVYDSPLVSFEGKIVTPRGQIRLPMQTDSDVVEVDFIVVDAYSPYTAIVAKPWLHALGAISSTLHQKVKYPLEGQVKEIVGN, encoded by the coding sequence ATGTCTGTGGCTCGGCTATCCATTGAAGACGATGATCGGGAGTCCAAAAAGGCCAAGAAGGAAGCCTCATCGATGCTGGGCTTCTCGGACGAAGATAAGATCGGAACCATTCAACCTCATGATGATGCTCTGATAGTCACACTTAGGATTGaagggtatgatgtgaagagagtgTTGGTAGATCAGGGTAGTGCtgtggaagtaatgtacccTGACCTGTACAAGGGGATGAACTTAAAACCCGAAGACCTAATGGTGTACGATTCCCCTCTGGTAAGTTTTGAGGGAAAGATCGTTACCCCAAGAGGTCAAATTAGATTGCCTATGCAAACCGATtcggatgtggtggaggtggatttcatTGTAGTTGACGCTTATTCACCCTACACAGCTATTGTGGCTAAaccttggcttcatgccttAGGAGCTATTTCTTCTACCCTGcaccagaaggtgaagtacccgttGGAGGGCCAAGTTAAAGAAATTGTAGGAAATTAG
- the LOC115960079 gene encoding V-type proton ATPase subunit G3: MDPFRGQGGIQMLLTAEQEAQSIVASAKSLKMGRLKQAKDEADREATLYRSHMEAEYQKTISETSGSSGSNAKRLEEETDLKIQNLKKSAARVSSNIVGMLIKYATTVPT; this comes from the exons ATGGATCCCTTCAGAGGACAAGGAGGCATTCAAATGCTGCTGACTGCAGAACAGGAAGCTCAAAGCATAGTTGCCAGTGCTAAAAGCT TGAAGATGGGAAGGTTGAAGCAAGCTAAAGATGAGGCTGATCGGGAAGCAACACTTTATCGTTCCCATATGGAAGCTGAATACCAAAAGACAATTTCTGAG ACAAGTGGGAGTTCTGGATCCAATGCAAAACGACTTGAAGAGGAAACTGACTTGAAGATTCAAAACTTGAAGAAGTCAGCTGCAAGGGTCTCATCAAATATAGTTGGCATGCTAATCAAGTATGCCACAACTGTGCCAACTTAA